From the Borrelia puertoricensis genome, one window contains:
- a CDS encoding HAD family hydrolase: MIKAVVFDLDGTLYPGININLMMFPEFLKNIKFFLAFKKVREEIRGLQKGRSIPSSRDELMSIQIKMLANHLGFDENRCEFLLNKIYYGKSFRNKFRNLRPYFGVHDLIYSLKLRGIKLGVMSDFPIATRVSNLLGIEDSFWDVLYSSEETGYLKPNKIAFLRIMDELGIDSNHVLYVGNSYEYDILGASGVCMRTAYLSKKKLFKDMKCDFIFSNYKDLQRYILLNI, from the coding sequence TGGAATTAATATTAATTTGATGATGTTTCCTGAATTTTTAAAAAATATTAAATTTTTTTTGGCTTTTAAAAAGGTAAGAGAAGAGATCAGAGGTTTACAAAAAGGAAGAAGTATTCCTTCTAGTAGAGATGAGTTGATGTCTATTCAGATTAAGATGCTTGCTAATCATTTGGGTTTTGATGAGAATAGGTGTGAATTTTTATTAAATAAAATATATTATGGTAAATCTTTTAGGAATAAATTTAGAAATCTCAGACCGTATTTTGGTGTTCATGATTTGATTTATTCTCTTAAATTGAGAGGGATAAAATTAGGAGTGATGTCAGATTTTCCTATTGCAACTCGTGTGAGTAATTTATTAGGCATTGAAGATAGTTTTTGGGATGTTCTTTATTCATCAGAAGAGACCGGTTACTTAAAGCCAAACAAAATAGCTTTTTTAAGGATTATGGATGAATTAGGTATAGATAGTAATCATGTTTTATATGTTGGTAATTCTTATGAGTATGATATCTTAGGTGCTAGTGGTGTGTGTATGAGAACGGCTTATCTTTCTAAAAAAAAGTTGTTTAAAGATATGAAATGTGATTTTATTTTTAGTAATTATAAAGACTTACAAAGATATATACTTTTAAATATATAG
- a CDS encoding SpiroCoCo family coiled-coil protein gives MIDFVTVLVNLLLVFVILFIYRQYDRRSRALDKIKKFIDIAKDNLEDFIDEKTKDINNLAVDMEAYQRSSIEIIKKIDEVQRKIKDKSKDFAEVEKKISYHDSMLKELDEMALKVQDNIQRLQVDGKVVDKLSKTLKNFNTQIDSIDSRLSTVFEKFDKTNKENLETIRIESWDKFDNTIKDFSVRMDNLDRELISYQESLVMIEEKKREILDKGNEKLENEFKEFVFKIESSIDTYNKSMEDSFGIYETKYKSIENSLDLIVEQAKTKINDKEDFILTRLNEELQIKFDEVFMYVDERSHQMRDKLEGKLVLIDNEISSLSAIFKDNTYSRLNSLEETIRQEMRQYEEQLADILEQFRVQIESGVGDIYKEYDTRINQFDKDIRDRIESSLKDANSRIESVQCGIRTLLDDLEEDSNRIYVEFKERVKGDIDSFSDNVFSRMNDVGNELELKLSNISTDIQDKISQLDSSLYLELKEMNEKFVNDYSCLDGSINLKYETLLETLNLKSDELETQLKDKYKNIADKFERDVNDLTIKCDEKFSKIAEKSDYDYQNFEITSTKLKESINSLNDLLVQDFETLRKNFESKLSEMSADINDEVFNLKSHYGEDIGKFIKQMEADKLQYEHWQGEVGLNLENIKSHLNKTNEEFLNLIETQRIKGNELSENIFNELSEHIQKKAIDMHTNWKDELIVLNKSLLDIKISSEELLLSASSKIESFEKDVNDRLEYVTSKTEDFESSVLDKYKELRDMSYSNSEETLSGIKEFIDNQAEIIHDKIIMMLNGFNEDFSNKEELIKSNIEKLDYRLKDFKVECEDVLNSLRSDLDGFIEIRMQKVSEIKIDNQKQIDNFLNRISEDILSKRDMLNSEIDNKLNDWQGKLSEISVNIENVLSSGKIDINSIDSEITLKIEDLKSTFEGLESYYLEKIDEFRNQGNVYADELLKNIMSHFDTDTKDLEESLSKKFSTVLERSEEFVKEVDSLLKDKRTDIASFQASIDITIDSLNSRFNDVNREINEKYSKVISDSREYSETLANKLENEIGYEIENVNRRLTDKIDILSKNMDDNLENFKSSFDVSKYQVENFEIKIKDIIEKEELRLGELLREIERQYRVRREEAIDYKKAIDSDIIQLREQFIGVINELKNNIEDKSEFLNDLYKERFKIIENNFEERYSTFFIESEGAISKIRDEIYKILTDNDEHLRVKISEIDRNFEIIDGRSKEILELEEDLRKRIQEDSNDMHHQFDIIKSGLEKEIKDHFDMYMMKATAAIDEEIEKYEHGINEKISALKSIENNFEMIEKNLKDKISECHNELDKTLDMRYAELESKYDERHLLVEKKINDKANSVEELIANKYAELEGKYDEKHLLVEKKINDKTDSVEELIANKYAELEGKYDEKHLLVEKKINDKTDSVEELIANKYAELEGKYDEKHLLVEKKINDKSNSVEELIANKYAELEGKYDEKHLLVEKKINDKTDSFEELIANKYAELDIKYSNMHLDMENRLNACISDLGIELARSSKKMDKEIEEQLKNLGELKLSLSNIEGDILKLKEDSYHNVSSHLKLLEEDFFKDLKGRSDNLKNSLENFVASSDQRIENLERHIIKNLEEKEILMKNFRVEIEQELMLNKESFYSEFNKEFDVKKREAESKIVVMETNITNRIDEFIKLVDNRQDNVDSWFLRVKDDMVNWQENAYKELEERAGITKRSLDEIKSDVSAIESGLEVVKDDVNQRAKEIFDRLQADIKEFENRSYLNLKNISDEVQGKVLNIEDFMDFKIKSINDKIDLHVEELATQVEIKFLSQQKDIEDKIIEANEKLEYEFNSMVSRLDDEKQNIVSKFLNDTGSFESQVQLMQSDVLKLTDKVNAYRIDIEKSIRENYDSFSSSIREEYTVFENEIKNSLNCSEEEIQALRDSLKIQVNSIESEFKDKYDLMIKGIDEHVSQLKLKVLNYDGELNHFIDEVKDNLIVYKSDLREELDNRYAVMSSKLENFKKLEVELEKNNELMKEVCYFKNNLEELRETLESEMNLIQGYKSGFEGITREIEDIKSKSSNIIEVFNDLKVHQMDIEGIKKDLTQFLEFYTSFKDRYKKFTESYDEIQIYKTKLKEIKEAQSNILDNYDRIINKDSILKSTLESVDKNFDLINEIESRMHVLFKESSGFQQSLGELQGIMSELLVNKDLSQEVINNVQTLKEMLGEIESKLEYTRNIREKVAKSETRLENLNIAAEERIKTLGILVKTESKYKDNIGLNNETVRDSVIKLMRQGWSALEISRATKLSIGEVELILELGIISKSDD, from the coding sequence ATGATAGATTTTGTAACCGTTTTGGTTAATCTTTTATTGGTTTTTGTGATTTTATTTATTTATAGGCAGTATGATAGACGTTCAAGAGCTTTAGATAAGATTAAAAAATTTATTGATATTGCTAAGGATAACCTTGAAGATTTTATTGATGAGAAGACAAAAGATATCAATAATCTTGCTGTTGATATGGAAGCGTATCAACGTTCTAGTATAGAGATCATAAAAAAAATAGATGAAGTTCAGCGAAAGATTAAAGATAAAAGTAAAGATTTTGCAGAAGTTGAAAAAAAGATTTCTTATCATGATTCTATGCTTAAAGAGCTAGATGAAATGGCCCTTAAAGTGCAAGATAATATACAACGACTTCAAGTGGATGGAAAAGTAGTAGATAAACTTTCAAAAACTTTAAAAAATTTTAATACTCAAATTGATTCTATTGATTCTAGATTGAGTACGGTTTTTGAAAAATTCGATAAGACAAATAAGGAAAATCTTGAGACTATCAGGATTGAGAGTTGGGATAAGTTTGATAACACTATTAAAGATTTTAGTGTGAGAATGGATAATCTGGATAGAGAGCTTATATCTTATCAAGAGTCATTGGTAATGATTGAAGAGAAAAAAAGAGAAATTTTAGATAAGGGTAATGAAAAGCTTGAGAATGAATTTAAGGAGTTTGTGTTTAAAATTGAATCTAGCATAGATACTTATAATAAGTCAATGGAAGATTCTTTTGGTATATATGAAACTAAATATAAATCAATAGAAAATTCTCTTGATCTTATTGTAGAGCAAGCTAAGACTAAAATTAATGATAAGGAAGATTTTATTTTAACTAGATTAAATGAGGAGCTACAGATAAAATTTGATGAAGTCTTTATGTACGTTGATGAGCGTTCTCATCAGATGAGAGATAAACTCGAAGGCAAATTGGTATTAATAGACAATGAAATTTCTTCTCTGAGTGCTATTTTTAAAGATAATACCTATTCTAGGCTGAATTCTCTTGAAGAGACTATAAGACAAGAGATGAGACAGTATGAAGAGCAATTAGCAGATATTTTGGAACAATTTAGGGTTCAAATTGAATCTGGTGTTGGTGATATTTATAAAGAATATGATACTAGGATAAATCAATTTGATAAAGACATAAGAGATAGGATAGAGAGTAGTTTAAAGGATGCTAATTCTAGGATAGAGAGTGTTCAGTGTGGAATTAGGACTTTGCTTGATGATCTTGAAGAGGATTCTAATAGGATATATGTTGAATTTAAGGAAAGAGTTAAAGGGGATATTGATAGTTTTAGTGACAATGTATTTTCAAGAATGAATGATGTTGGAAATGAATTGGAATTGAAACTTTCAAATATCAGTACAGATATTCAAGATAAAATTTCCCAGTTGGATAGTAGCTTGTATTTAGAGCTTAAAGAAATGAATGAGAAATTTGTTAATGATTATTCGTGTTTAGATGGTAGCATTAACTTAAAGTATGAAACTCTCTTAGAAACTCTGAATTTAAAAAGTGATGAATTAGAAACCCAACTTAAGGACAAGTATAAAAATATTGCAGATAAATTTGAGCGTGATGTTAATGATCTTACCATTAAATGTGATGAAAAATTTAGTAAAATTGCTGAAAAATCAGATTATGATTATCAAAATTTTGAGATTACTAGTACAAAGCTAAAAGAAAGTATAAATTCTTTAAATGATTTGTTAGTGCAAGACTTTGAGACTTTAAGAAAAAATTTCGAATCCAAGTTGAGTGAGATGAGTGCTGATATTAATGATGAAGTGTTTAATTTAAAAAGTCATTATGGAGAGGATATAGGTAAATTTATTAAGCAGATGGAAGCTGACAAATTGCAATATGAACATTGGCAAGGTGAAGTGGGCTTGAATTTAGAGAATATTAAGTCTCATTTAAATAAAACTAATGAAGAATTTTTAAATTTGATTGAAACCCAAAGGATTAAGGGAAATGAACTTAGTGAAAATATTTTCAATGAACTCTCAGAACATATTCAAAAAAAAGCAATAGATATGCATACTAATTGGAAAGATGAGCTTATTGTTTTAAATAAATCTTTACTTGATATTAAGATTTCAAGTGAAGAATTGCTTTTATCAGCTTCTTCAAAAATCGAGTCTTTTGAAAAAGATGTTAATGATAGACTTGAGTATGTTACATCAAAGACGGAGGACTTTGAAAGTTCAGTATTAGATAAGTATAAAGAATTAAGAGATATGTCATATAGTAACAGTGAAGAGACTTTATCAGGGATTAAGGAGTTTATTGATAATCAAGCTGAAATAATTCATGACAAAATTATTATGATGCTTAATGGATTTAATGAGGACTTCTCTAATAAGGAAGAATTAATTAAAAGCAATATAGAAAAACTTGATTATAGACTTAAAGATTTCAAAGTTGAATGTGAAGATGTTTTAAATAGTCTTAGATCGGATCTTGATGGATTTATTGAAATTAGGATGCAAAAAGTTTCTGAAATTAAGATAGATAATCAGAAGCAGATAGATAATTTTTTAAATAGAATATCGGAAGACATCTTAAGTAAAAGAGATATGCTTAATAGTGAGATAGATAATAAGCTTAATGATTGGCAAGGTAAGTTAAGTGAAATATCAGTTAATATTGAGAATGTATTATCTTCAGGAAAGATTGATATAAACTCAATTGATTCTGAGATTACTTTAAAAATTGAGGATCTTAAGAGTACTTTTGAAGGACTTGAGAGTTATTATCTTGAGAAAATAGATGAGTTTAGAAATCAAGGAAATGTATATGCAGATGAACTTCTGAAAAATATTATGAGTCATTTTGATACGGATACTAAGGATCTTGAAGAAAGTTTATCTAAGAAATTTTCTACAGTCTTAGAAAGGTCAGAAGAGTTTGTTAAGGAAGTTGATAGTTTGCTTAAGGATAAAAGGACAGATATTGCTTCATTTCAGGCAAGTATTGATATTACCATTGATTCTCTTAATTCAAGATTTAATGATGTGAATAGAGAAATTAATGAAAAATATAGTAAGGTAATATCTGATTCTAGAGAATATTCAGAAACCCTTGCAAATAAATTAGAGAATGAGATAGGATATGAGATTGAAAATGTAAATAGAAGGCTAACAGACAAAATAGATATTCTTAGCAAGAATATGGATGACAATTTAGAAAATTTTAAGTCATCTTTTGATGTATCAAAGTATCAGGTTGAAAATTTTGAAATTAAAATTAAGGATATAATAGAAAAAGAAGAGCTAAGACTTGGTGAATTGCTCAGAGAAATTGAGCGACAGTATAGAGTTAGACGGGAAGAGGCAATTGATTACAAGAAAGCCATAGATAGTGATATTATTCAGTTAAGAGAACAGTTTATAGGAGTAATTAATGAACTTAAGAATAATATTGAGGATAAATCTGAGTTTTTAAATGATCTTTATAAAGAAAGATTCAAGATTATTGAAAATAATTTTGAGGAGAGATATTCAACATTTTTTATTGAGAGTGAAGGGGCTATTTCAAAGATTAGAGATGAAATATATAAGATACTTACAGATAATGATGAACATTTGAGAGTAAAAATTTCTGAGATAGATCGTAATTTTGAGATAATCGATGGAAGGTCAAAAGAAATTCTAGAGCTTGAAGAAGATTTAAGAAAGAGAATACAAGAAGATAGTAATGACATGCATCATCAATTTGATATCATTAAGTCTGGTCTTGAGAAAGAAATAAAAGATCACTTTGATATGTATATGATGAAAGCCACTGCTGCAATTGATGAAGAGATTGAAAAATATGAGCATGGAATTAATGAAAAGATATCTGCTCTTAAGTCAATTGAAAATAATTTTGAGATGATAGAGAAAAATTTAAAGGATAAAATTAGCGAATGTCATAATGAATTAGACAAGACTCTTGATATGAGATATGCTGAGCTTGAAAGTAAATATGATGAGAGGCATTTGCTTGTAGAGAAGAAGATAAATGATAAGGCTAATTCAGTTGAAGAGTTGATTGCAAATAAGTATGCTGAGCTTGAAGGTAAGTATGATGAGAAACATCTGCTTGTAGAAAAGAAGATAAATGATAAGACTGATTCAGTTGAAGAGTTGATTGCAAATAAGTATGCTGAGCTTGAAGGTAAGTATGATGAGAAACATCTGCTTGTAGAGAAGAAGATAAATGATAAGACTGATTCAGTTGAAGAGTTGATTGCAAATAAGTATGCTGAGCTTGAAGGTAAGTATGATGAGAAACATCTGCTTGTAGAGAAGAAGATAAATGATAAGTCTAATTCAGTTGAAGAGTTGATTGCAAATAAGTATGCTGAGCTTGAAGGTAAGTATGATGAGAAACATCTGCTTGTAGAGAAGAAGATAAATGACAAGACTGATTCATTTGAAGAGTTGATTGCAAATAAATATGCTGAGCTTGATATCAAATATTCCAATATGCACCTTGACATGGAAAATAGATTAAATGCATGTATTTCTGATTTGGGTATAGAACTTGCTCGTTCAAGTAAAAAGATGGATAAAGAGATTGAAGAACAATTAAAAAATCTTGGTGAACTTAAGTTGAGTTTGAGTAATATCGAAGGGGATATATTAAAACTTAAAGAGGATTCTTATCACAATGTGTCATCCCATCTCAAACTTCTTGAAGAGGATTTTTTTAAAGATTTGAAAGGAAGAAGTGATAATTTAAAAAATTCTTTAGAAAATTTTGTGGCATCCTCAGATCAAAGAATTGAAAATTTAGAGAGACATATAATTAAGAACTTGGAAGAAAAAGAAATCCTTATGAAGAATTTTAGAGTTGAAATTGAACAGGAACTTATGTTGAATAAAGAAAGTTTTTACTCAGAATTTAATAAAGAGTTTGATGTTAAAAAAAGAGAAGCAGAGAGTAAGATAGTTGTAATGGAAACTAATATTACTAATCGAATAGATGAGTTTATTAAACTTGTAGACAATCGTCAAGATAATGTTGATTCTTGGTTTTTAAGAGTTAAAGATGATATGGTAAATTGGCAAGAAAATGCTTACAAAGAGCTTGAAGAAAGAGCGGGCATTACAAAAAGGAGTTTAGATGAAATTAAAAGTGATGTTTCTGCTATTGAGAGTGGATTGGAAGTTGTTAAAGATGATGTTAATCAGAGAGCAAAAGAGATTTTTGATCGTTTACAAGCAGATATTAAGGAATTTGAAAATAGATCTTATCTTAACTTGAAGAATATTTCAGATGAGGTTCAGGGTAAAGTTTTAAATATTGAGGATTTCATGGATTTTAAGATTAAATCTATAAATGATAAGATAGACTTACATGTTGAAGAGCTTGCAACACAAGTTGAAATTAAATTTTTAAGTCAGCAAAAAGATATTGAAGATAAAATTATTGAGGCTAATGAAAAGTTAGAATATGAATTCAATTCAATGGTTTCTAGGCTTGATGATGAGAAACAAAATATTGTAAGTAAATTTTTAAATGACACAGGCAGTTTTGAATCTCAAGTGCAATTGATGCAAAGTGATGTTTTAAAGCTTACTGATAAAGTAAATGCATATAGAATTGATATTGAGAAATCAATTAGAGAAAATTATGATTCTTTTTCCAGTTCTATAAGAGAGGAATATACTGTGTTTGAGAATGAAATTAAGAATAGTTTGAATTGTTCAGAAGAAGAGATACAGGCTTTAAGAGATAGCTTGAAGATTCAAGTTAATAGCATAGAATCTGAATTTAAGGATAAATATGATCTAATGATTAAAGGTATTGATGAGCATGTGTCACAACTTAAGTTGAAAGTATTAAACTATGATGGTGAGCTTAATCATTTTATAGATGAGGTTAAGGATAATTTAATTGTATACAAGTCTGACTTGAGGGAAGAACTTGATAATCGTTATGCTGTCATGAGTTCTAAGCTTGAAAATTTTAAGAAACTTGAAGTTGAGTTAGAGAAAAATAATGAGCTGATGAAAGAGGTTTGTTATTTCAAGAATAACTTAGAAGAGTTACGGGAAACTTTAGAAAGTGAAATGAATCTTATTCAAGGATATAAGAGTGGCTTTGAAGGTATTACTAGAGAAATTGAAGACATTAAGTCTAAATCATCAAATATTATTGAGGTATTTAATGATTTAAAGGTTCATCAAATGGATATTGAGGGAATTAAAAAAGATCTTACTCAATTCCTTGAATTTTATACTTCTTTTAAGGATAGGTATAAAAAATTTACAGAATCTTATGATGAAATTCAGATTTACAAAACTAAACTTAAGGAAATAAAAGAAGCACAAAGTAATATTCTTGATAATTATGATAGGATTATTAATAAAGATAGCATATTAAAATCTACATTAGAATCTGTTGATAAAAATTTTGATTTGATAAATGAAATAGAGAGTAGGATGCATGTATTATTTAAAGAGAGTTCTGGGTTTCAGCAGAGTCTTGGTGAGTTGCAAGGCATTATGTCGGAATTATTGGTAAATAAAGATTTATCACAGGAAGTTATAAATAATGTTCAGACGCTCAAAGAAATGCTAGGTGAGATTGAGAGTAAGTTAGAATATACTAGAAATATAAGAGAAAAGGTTGCAAAATCTGAGACTCGGTTAGAGAATTTAAATATTGCTGCGGAAGAGAGAATCAAAACCCTTGGAATTCTTGTAAAGACAGAATCTAAGTACAAAGATAATATTGGTCTTAATAATGAAACAGTTAGAGATTCTGTCATTAAGCTTATGAGACAAGGTTGGAGTGCCTTAGAAATTTCTAGGGCTACTAAGTTATCTATTGGAGAGGTTGAGCTTATCTTGGAACTTGGAATTATTAGTAAAAGTGATGATTAA
- a CDS encoding phenylalanine--tRNA ligase subunit alpha — protein sequence MKDKFEVVRTLHPLEIKVILNYKEGDEIFALRLATDLLYNEGQSNKTIEWLVAKGILKETFRKLNVFYRLTEKGVDALANGLVEERIISLVSRKTVLVANLSSELEIDTRDAGKAFGNLSKEGVLSLGLGKEILVKDLKRSSYKIVKELLFKAQNSDLLEDDLSQDELLVISNYSKKKGASDVLFKVIESLNLKFEFSKFGLEVKSELGRRNLTGDEIVKLTPEMLKNKTYENKNFRAYNIHVSSNKTFIGRANPYSEYIAKIKDKLVSLGFEEFDGPLVESEFFNNDALFMPQFHPARDIRDVYYIKDPSSLKSLPEPYFSNVKAVHENGYTTGSRGWRYDFSENISKRLVLRTQGTVLSAKQLIDAKNPGKYFGIVRCFRYDQVDATHGADFYQTEGIVIGDVNIQTLLGLLEIFAKELAGATEVKYVPAYFPFTEPSIEVHVKHPVLGWFELGGSGIFRPEVTKPFGIDVPVIAWGIGIDRMALMHLGLSDLRELFTHDIGDVVLRRGKVNA from the coding sequence GTGAAAGATAAATTTGAGGTGGTAAGGACATTACATCCTCTTGAGATAAAAGTGATTTTAAATTACAAAGAGGGAGATGAAATTTTTGCCTTAAGACTTGCTACGGATTTACTTTATAATGAAGGACAATCAAATAAGACAATTGAATGGCTTGTTGCTAAAGGTATTCTTAAGGAAACTTTTAGAAAACTTAACGTGTTTTATCGCCTAACTGAAAAAGGTGTTGATGCTTTGGCTAATGGTTTAGTTGAAGAGAGAATAATCAGTCTTGTATCTAGAAAAACAGTTCTAGTTGCTAATTTGTCATCAGAGTTAGAAATTGATACCAGAGATGCTGGTAAGGCATTTGGCAATTTGTCTAAAGAGGGAGTTCTATCTTTGGGTTTGGGTAAAGAAATTCTTGTTAAAGATTTAAAGCGTTCTAGTTATAAGATAGTTAAAGAGTTACTTTTCAAAGCTCAAAACAGCGATCTTTTAGAAGATGATTTATCTCAAGATGAATTGCTAGTCATTTCTAATTATTCTAAGAAAAAAGGCGCTAGTGATGTGTTATTTAAGGTGATAGAGAGCTTGAATCTAAAATTTGAATTTTCCAAATTTGGGTTAGAAGTAAAATCTGAGCTTGGAAGAAGAAATCTGACAGGTGATGAAATTGTAAAGTTGACTCCTGAAATGTTAAAAAATAAGACTTATGAGAATAAAAACTTTAGGGCTTATAATATTCATGTTTCATCTAATAAAACCTTTATTGGGCGTGCAAATCCTTATTCAGAGTATATTGCTAAAATTAAGGATAAGCTTGTAAGTCTTGGGTTTGAAGAATTTGATGGTCCTTTAGTCGAGAGTGAATTTTTTAATAATGATGCTCTTTTTATGCCTCAGTTTCATCCTGCACGTGATATAAGGGATGTTTATTATATCAAGGACCCAAGTTCACTTAAATCTTTGCCCGAGCCTTATTTTTCTAATGTTAAAGCTGTTCATGAAAATGGTTATACTACAGGTTCAAGAGGTTGGAGGTATGATTTTAGCGAGAATATTTCAAAAAGATTAGTGCTTAGGACTCAAGGTACGGTGCTTTCAGCAAAGCAATTAATTGATGCAAAAAATCCTGGTAAATATTTTGGGATTGTTAGGTGTTTTAGATACGATCAAGTTGATGCTACTCATGGAGCCGATTTTTATCAAACGGAGGGGATTGTTATTGGAGATGTTAATATTCAGACCTTATTAGGTCTTCTTGAAATTTTTGCTAAAGAATTGGCGGGGGCTACTGAGGTTAAATATGTTCCTGCTTATTTTCCATTTACAGAGCCGTCAATTGAAGTTCATGTAAAACATCCTGTGCTTGGTTGGTTTGAGTTAGGCGGGAGTGGTATTTTTAGACCGGAGGTTACAAAACCTTTTGGAATTGATGTTCCTGTTATTGCTTGGGGTATTGGCATTGATAGAATGGCTTTAATGCATTTAGGTTTAAGTGATTTAAGGGAGCTTTTTACCCATGATATTGGTGATGTTGTATTGAGACGAGGAAAAGTCAATGCCTAA
- the pheT gene encoding phenylalanine--tRNA ligase subunit beta: MPKVEVYKSILFEKIGKDLTKSELISVLEMAKAEICEFDTVNDKIKIECNDTNRPDLWSCTGLARQIKTYLFGHLPLFKFFSMADNLQEFYGEILVSSEVFSIRPFIFGFLAKGVICNERMLETLIHLQEKLCHNYGQKRKRVAVGIYSSDLIEFPLSYIACNSDYRFVPLGMDTEMSIEEINRVHSKGIEYASILSSFNKYPLLLDYKDKVLSYPPIVNSHDIGALKVGDTDLFIEVTGTNLEATLLSLSVIACDLHDMGFEILPIKTIFPNETLFGKEIICPYYFQNTLEVNVDNVNRMLGSNFTANNMCLDLKKLGISAYFKELDKFYVIPPVYRNDFLHEVDVIEEIMIGMGLDSVKPELPKDFTLGRLSQIEEFSRKIKNLMIGMGFQEMIYNYLGSRTDFIEKMNIEGDDFLSVSNPMTEGYEYIRGSIVSDLLKSESISSNFSYPHKIFEIGKVALKDLNSVDGTVTYDNLAFLMADKEFSFNEINSLVSSLFYYLNIEFKLRESSKSLYIGGRGADILINDIVLGGFGEVSPYILKNFGIIVPCCVLEINLNKLLS, from the coding sequence ATGCCTAAGGTTGAAGTTTATAAGAGTATTTTATTCGAAAAGATAGGAAAAGATTTAACTAAATCTGAACTTATATCTGTTCTTGAAATGGCTAAGGCTGAAATTTGTGAATTTGATACGGTTAATGATAAGATAAAAATTGAATGTAATGATACAAATAGACCCGATTTGTGGTCTTGTACAGGGCTTGCGCGTCAAATTAAGACATATCTTTTTGGTCATTTACCATTGTTTAAGTTTTTTTCAATGGCAGATAATTTGCAAGAATTTTATGGTGAAATTTTGGTCAGTTCCGAAGTATTTAGTATTAGGCCTTTTATTTTTGGATTTTTGGCCAAAGGTGTGATTTGCAATGAACGAATGCTTGAAACTTTAATTCATTTGCAGGAAAAGCTTTGTCATAATTATGGACAAAAGCGTAAAAGAGTTGCGGTGGGAATATACTCATCAGATTTAATAGAGTTTCCATTAAGTTATATTGCATGTAATTCTGATTATAGATTTGTTCCTCTAGGTATGGACACTGAAATGTCTATTGAGGAGATCAATAGGGTACATTCTAAAGGAATAGAATATGCATCTATTCTTTCGAGTTTTAATAAATATCCTTTATTGTTAGATTATAAGGATAAGGTACTCTCTTATCCTCCGATAGTCAATTCTCATGATATTGGAGCTTTAAAGGTAGGTGATACCGATTTATTTATTGAAGTTACGGGAACTAATCTCGAAGCTACTTTGTTATCTTTGTCAGTGATTGCTTGTGATTTGCATGATATGGGTTTTGAAATTTTACCAATAAAGACAATCTTTCCTAACGAAACTTTATTTGGGAAGGAAATAATTTGTCCTTATTATTTTCAAAATACGCTAGAGGTTAATGTTGATAATGTTAATAGAATGCTTGGTAGCAATTTTACGGCAAATAATATGTGTCTTGACTTAAAAAAATTGGGGATATCAGCTTACTTTAAGGAATTAGATAAATTTTATGTTATTCCTCCTGTTTATAGGAATGATTTTCTTCATGAAGTGGATGTTATTGAAGAAATAATGATAGGTATGGGATTAGATAGTGTTAAGCCAGAGCTTCCCAAAGATTTTACTTTAGGAAGACTGAGTCAGATAGAAGAGTTTTCAAGAAAGATTAAAAATTTAATGATTGGAATGGGTTTTCAGGAAATGATTTATAATTATCTGGGATCTAGGACAGATTTTATTGAAAAGATGAATATTGAAGGTGATGACTTTTTAAGTGTTTCTAATCCAATGACAGAGGGGTATGAGTATATTAGGGGCTCAATAGTATCCGATTTGCTTAAATCTGAGAGTATTAGTTCCAATTTTTCTTATCCGCATAAAATTTTTGAGATTGGAAAGGTAGCTTTAAAAGATTTAAATAGTGTTGATGGTACTGTTACTTATGATAATTTGGCTTTTCTGATGGCTGATAAGGAGTTTTCATTTAATGAGATTAATTCTTTAGTTTCATCTCTTTTTTATTACTTAAATATTGAATTTAAGTTAAGGGAATCAAGTAAATCTCTTTATATAGGTGGCAGAGGAGCTGACATTTTAATCAATGACATCGTTTTAGGTGGCTTTGGTGAAGTATCGCCTTACATATTGAAAAATTTTGGAATTATTGTTCCATGTTGCGTTCTAGAGATTAATCTTAATAAACTTTTAAGTTAA